One Methanolinea sp. DNA window includes the following coding sequences:
- the argH gene encoding argininosuccinate lyase codes for MEMIPEDVVRRGRLRGDRTGEMMHFLSSMKADRYIADADILVDIAHVLMLYRRHIIPRETARDLLRALLRLYDDGIPDSIFDDRFEDVHAGIESHLVSVLGEETGGRLHIGRSRNDEVATCLRMKVREDITRQLAILVSLRTVLLDHAEGHVGTVMPGFTHLQHAQPTTLAHHLLAHEAAFARDFARLSDAYARTNLCPLGAAAFASTSYPIDRALVASLLGFDGILENTMDAVASRDFALEVMADLSILMSHASRLCEELVVWSSQFVQFVDLDDAFCSTSSIMPQKKNPDSAEIMRAKAGSVFGALASAFSICKALPMSYNRDLQELTPALLAAIHDTKHSTRILVDMLATARFNVERMAAEAGKGYTTATDLADILVQKYGMPFRRAHTLVGKAISRGALDLPALDRAAEEEGLAKPSALGLTQEEVAAALDVTSAVDRRRAPGAPSPFAVKVSLAERRVALEEDSAFLEGRRAALSEAQRRLLEDARKEAGT; via the coding sequence ATGGAGATGATACCAGAGGACGTGGTCCGGAGGGGAAGGCTCCGGGGGGACAGGACCGGCGAGATGATGCATTTCCTCTCGTCCATGAAGGCGGACCGCTACATCGCGGATGCAGACATCCTCGTGGACATCGCCCACGTCCTGATGCTCTACAGGAGGCACATCATCCCGAGGGAGACGGCCCGCGACCTGCTGCGGGCACTCCTCAGGCTGTACGACGATGGCATCCCGGACTCGATCTTCGACGATCGCTTCGAAGACGTCCACGCGGGCATCGAGTCCCACCTCGTCTCCGTCCTCGGCGAGGAGACGGGAGGGAGGCTCCACATCGGGCGATCGCGCAACGACGAGGTCGCGACGTGCCTGCGGATGAAGGTCAGGGAAGACATCACCCGGCAGCTTGCCATCCTCGTCAGCCTGCGGACCGTCCTCCTCGACCACGCGGAAGGGCACGTGGGGACCGTGATGCCCGGGTTCACGCACCTCCAGCATGCCCAGCCGACGACGCTCGCGCACCACCTCCTCGCCCACGAGGCCGCGTTTGCCCGCGACTTCGCGAGGCTCTCGGACGCGTACGCCCGCACGAACCTCTGCCCGCTCGGTGCCGCGGCGTTCGCATCGACGAGTTACCCGATCGACCGCGCCCTCGTCGCGTCCCTCCTCGGGTTCGACGGTATCCTCGAGAACACGATGGACGCGGTGGCATCCCGGGACTTCGCGCTCGAGGTGATGGCGGACCTCTCCATCCTGATGTCCCACGCAAGCAGGCTCTGCGAGGAGCTCGTGGTGTGGAGCTCGCAGTTCGTGCAGTTCGTGGACCTCGACGACGCGTTCTGTTCCACGAGTTCCATCATGCCGCAGAAGAAGAACCCCGACAGCGCCGAGATAATGAGGGCGAAGGCCGGGTCCGTCTTCGGGGCGCTCGCATCTGCCTTCTCAATCTGTAAAGCCCTCCCGATGAGCTACAACAGGGACCTCCAGGAACTGACACCCGCTCTCCTCGCGGCGATCCACGACACGAAGCATAGCACGCGCATCCTCGTCGACATGCTCGCGACGGCAAGGTTCAACGTGGAGAGGATGGCGGCGGAGGCGGGGAAGGGGTACACGACCGCGACCGACCTCGCGGACATCCTCGTCCAGAAGTACGGGATGCCGTTCCGGAGGGCGCATACCCTCGTCGGGAAGGCGATCTCGAGGGGAGCCCTCGATCTCCCCGCGCTCGACCGCGCCGCCGAGGAGGAGGGCCTCGCGAAACCATCCGCGCTCGGTCTCACGCAGGAGGAGGTCGCGGCTGCCCTCGACGTCACGTCCGCCGTCGACCGGAGGAGGGCACCGGGTGCGCCCTCGCCCTTCGCGGTGAAGGTGTCCCTCGCGGAGAGGAGGGTAGCACTCGAGGAGGACTCCGCGTTCCTCGAGGGGCGCCGCGCGGCACTCTCCGAGGCGCAGAGGAGGCTCCTAGAGGACGCGAGGAAGGAGGCAGGGACGTGA
- a CDS encoding helix-turn-helix domain-containing protein, whose protein sequence is MIADPVDKVVRAALLSDEEFSLVLRDVMRKDLRVSVAELAEASGIAPSTLYKIVQGQRSPNLSTLRAIVGAIRRFSRTPEGEFIGLIAARPVLDVVQERTAVVDGRRIRVREYPVHTMEEAIISALRAEREGAIAIVCAPIVSSVIEQIVNIPVATIIPRDSVQRAIELAARKAWI, encoded by the coding sequence GTGATCGCGGATCCCGTCGACAAGGTCGTGCGGGCAGCGCTCCTCTCGGACGAGGAGTTCTCGCTCGTGCTCCGCGACGTGATGCGGAAGGACCTGCGCGTGAGCGTCGCGGAACTCGCGGAGGCGAGCGGTATCGCGCCAAGTACGCTCTACAAGATCGTGCAGGGGCAGAGGTCGCCGAACCTCTCGACGCTCCGCGCGATAGTCGGGGCCATCAGGAGATTCTCGCGCACCCCGGAGGGCGAATTCATCGGCCTGATAGCGGCGCGGCCCGTCCTCGACGTCGTGCAGGAGAGGACTGCTGTCGTCGACGGGCGGCGCATCCGCGTGAGGGAGTACCCTGTCCACACGATGGAGGAGGCGATTATCAGTGCCCTCCGTGCCGAGAGGGAGGGGGCGATCGCCATCGTCTGCGCACCGATCGTGAGCAGCGTGATAGAACAGATCGTGAATATCCCCGTCGCGACGATCATCCCGCGGGACTCGGTCCAGAGGGCGATCGAGCTCGCCGCGCGGAAGGCGTGGATTTAA
- a CDS encoding ABC transporter substrate-binding protein, translating to MELKPISILAGAIICALLVAGCTTQTTQAPPATRDTVIVTYTKGTGPMPTLLGTEQIDGYIAWQPFVEVAPLANIGRVLVYSGDMPPEGRWKNHPCCVFTATSDAIAGSPGLTNALTAALVLSTQYIGEHPDEGAEIVADWLAGKGNFTYGNISVSSVEVLKRAFPTVKFVNEPTPSWKKSNLEFVYAQRELGVLTGALANSTDEETLRILFDSSPYDAAAAMIREGRIATPAPEKDPVGIGYLMSDHHAALFVAIKKWEYFNETYGISIRPRDTTASRPDVADLVVNGQKVAELRLIPGDAGPQLMQLMSTGNIRYALVGNPPAIAAADKGTPVKIIMALNGEGSGIVVNDDSPARDWAGFVTWAKERSAAGKPVKIAAPGKGSIQDVLLRYSLDASGLSVREG from the coding sequence ATGGAATTGAAACCGATTTCCATCCTCGCAGGGGCCATCATTTGCGCGCTCCTGGTCGCAGGCTGCACCACGCAGACCACGCAGGCACCTCCCGCGACGCGGGATACCGTAATCGTCACGTACACGAAGGGAACGGGCCCGATGCCCACGCTGCTCGGGACGGAGCAGATCGACGGGTACATCGCGTGGCAACCGTTCGTCGAGGTTGCCCCCCTCGCGAACATCGGCAGGGTGCTCGTCTACTCCGGCGACATGCCCCCCGAGGGGAGGTGGAAGAACCATCCCTGCTGCGTCTTCACCGCGACCTCGGATGCCATCGCGGGGAGCCCCGGACTCACGAACGCCCTGACGGCGGCCCTCGTGCTCTCGACGCAGTACATCGGCGAGCACCCCGACGAGGGTGCCGAGATCGTGGCAGACTGGCTCGCGGGGAAGGGGAACTTCACGTACGGGAACATCTCCGTCTCTTCCGTGGAAGTCCTGAAGAGGGCGTTTCCCACCGTGAAGTTCGTCAACGAGCCCACCCCGTCGTGGAAGAAGTCGAACCTCGAATTCGTGTACGCCCAAAGGGAACTCGGCGTCCTCACGGGGGCACTCGCGAACTCGACCGACGAGGAGACACTCAGGATCCTGTTCGATTCGTCCCCCTACGATGCTGCCGCGGCGATGATCCGCGAGGGCCGGATCGCGACGCCTGCACCCGAAAAGGACCCCGTCGGCATCGGGTACCTCATGTCGGACCACCACGCGGCACTCTTCGTCGCCATCAAGAAGTGGGAGTACTTCAACGAGACCTACGGGATCAGCATCCGGCCGCGCGACACCACGGCGTCCCGGCCTGACGTTGCGGACCTCGTCGTGAATGGCCAGAAGGTCGCGGAGCTCCGCCTCATCCCTGGCGACGCGGGGCCGCAGCTCATGCAACTCATGTCCACGGGCAACATCAGGTACGCGCTCGTCGGGAACCCGCCCGCGATCGCGGCGGCGGACAAGGGGACGCCCGTGAAGATCATCATGGCGCTCAACGGCGAGGGCTCGGGAATCGTCGTGAACGACGACTCGCCTGCACGCGACTGGGCTGGGTTCGTCACGTGGGCAAAGGAGAGGTCGGCTGCAGGAAAGCCGGTGAAGATCGCCGCGCCGGGGAAGGGATCCATACAGGATGTCCTGTTGCGGTACTCGCTCGATGCAAGCGGTTTATCTGTGAGGGAAGGATAA
- a CDS encoding ABC transporter permease — MRYQRALLPLFLVAAWEAAAFLINNPFILPSLATVVPILANPFSASYTLGTGSLAENAAVSIQRVSLGFTIAMLVAIPLGVMMGRSQVLNELFDSLIEILRPIPPLAWVPLALAWFKIGLTSIVFIIFIGAFFPILLNTIDGVKSVKKTWLEVATTLGANERQILLKVVFPGAAPIIWTGLRVGFGIAWMCVVAAEWLPGITRGLGYLILYAYNFGQTNLIIAGMVVIGFIGLSIDIIFKKAEKRWFSWRGLER; from the coding sequence ATGAGGTACCAGCGGGCCCTCCTCCCCCTCTTTCTCGTCGCGGCGTGGGAGGCTGCGGCCTTTCTCATCAACAATCCCTTCATCCTCCCCTCCCTCGCGACCGTCGTCCCCATCCTCGCGAATCCATTCTCGGCGAGCTACACCCTCGGGACGGGGAGCCTCGCGGAGAATGCCGCGGTCAGCATCCAGCGCGTCAGCCTCGGGTTCACCATCGCGATGCTGGTGGCGATTCCGCTCGGCGTGATGATGGGACGGTCGCAGGTCCTCAACGAGCTGTTCGATTCCCTGATAGAAATCCTCCGCCCCATCCCCCCCCTCGCGTGGGTGCCCCTCGCCCTCGCGTGGTTCAAGATAGGGCTCACCTCGATCGTCTTCATCATCTTCATCGGCGCGTTCTTCCCCATCCTGCTCAACACGATCGACGGGGTGAAGTCGGTGAAGAAGACGTGGCTTGAGGTCGCAACGACCCTCGGGGCAAACGAGAGGCAGATCCTCCTCAAGGTCGTATTCCCCGGCGCCGCGCCGATCATCTGGACAGGGCTCCGCGTGGGATTCGGGATCGCGTGGATGTGCGTCGTCGCCGCAGAGTGGCTCCCGGGGATCACGCGGGGGCTCGGGTACCTCATCCTCTACGCGTACAACTTCGGCCAGACGAACCTCATCATCGCGGGGATGGTGGTCATCGGGTTCATCGGCCTCTCGATCGACATAATCTTCAAGAAGGCAGAGAAGCGGTGGTTCTCGTGGCGGGGGCTCGAGCGATGA
- a CDS encoding ABC transporter ATP-binding protein encodes MTLLLEDVSKTFPTGDGSAVEALSGITLEVGDSEFVSVLGPSGCGKTTLLRIVAGLETPTKGTIRLDGEKIEGPSPRMAMIFQEYSLYPWRTVIRNIEFGLEVKGISKEERRKKAAEYLELVGLRDFADRYPYELSGGMRQRVAVARALAIEPHILLMDEPFGALDAQTRNKLQRELLELWEKTKKTVLFVTHSVDEAVFLSDRIVILSPRPGRVREIVRVGLPRPRDRTGIEFARIRRYVLDHMENMAVPEKA; translated from the coding sequence GTGACCCTCCTCCTCGAGGATGTCTCCAAGACTTTTCCCACGGGGGACGGTTCCGCGGTGGAAGCCCTCTCGGGAATCACCCTCGAGGTGGGAGACAGCGAGTTCGTCTCGGTCCTCGGTCCATCCGGCTGCGGGAAGACGACGCTCCTGCGGATCGTCGCGGGGCTCGAGACCCCGACGAAGGGGACGATACGGCTTGACGGCGAGAAGATAGAGGGCCCGAGTCCCCGCATGGCGATGATATTCCAGGAGTACTCGCTCTACCCGTGGAGGACTGTCATCCGCAACATCGAGTTCGGGCTCGAGGTAAAGGGTATTTCGAAGGAGGAGAGGAGGAAGAAAGCGGCGGAGTACCTCGAGCTCGTGGGCCTCCGGGATTTTGCCGACCGTTACCCCTACGAGCTCTCGGGAGGGATGCGCCAGCGCGTCGCCGTCGCGCGGGCCCTCGCCATCGAGCCCCACATCCTGCTCATGGACGAGCCTTTCGGGGCCCTCGATGCCCAGACCCGGAACAAGCTCCAGCGCGAGCTCCTCGAGCTCTGGGAGAAGACCAAGAAGACGGTCCTCTTCGTGACGCACAGCGTCGACGAGGCGGTCTTCCTCTCCGACAGGATCGTCATCCTCTCGCCGCGTCCGGGACGCGTGAGGGAGATCGTGCGGGTCGGCCTCCCGCGCCCGCGCGACAGGACGGGGATCGAATTCGCACGCATCAGGCGCTACGTCCTCGACCACATGGAGAACATGGCGGTCC